From Pseudoalteromonas rubra, one genomic window encodes:
- the yjgA gene encoding ribosome biogenesis factor YjgA yields MAKKPTQEPEEEIIYVSKSELKRDAQQYHQLGVDIAQLGKKQREKLPLSPELVAAMELADKLRGKHDAYRRHLNFIAKQLRTTSNVEDLQQGLDLLLNRNNQADVLLNQVEQLRDELIAKGDEKINTLLEAHPTLERQKLRQLVRQAKKEHQAEKPGKGSKELFQLLKELILP; encoded by the coding sequence ATGGCCAAAAAACCTACCCAAGAGCCAGAAGAAGAGATCATTTACGTCTCAAAGAGCGAATTAAAGCGTGATGCACAGCAATACCATCAACTTGGCGTTGATATCGCGCAATTAGGTAAAAAACAAAGAGAGAAACTGCCACTCTCTCCAGAGCTGGTCGCAGCGATGGAGCTGGCAGACAAGCTACGCGGCAAGCACGACGCCTACCGCCGTCATCTGAACTTTATTGCCAAACAACTGCGTACCACAAGCAATGTAGAAGACTTACAGCAAGGTCTGGATCTGTTACTTAACAGAAACAACCAGGCAGATGTCCTGCTTAATCAGGTAGAACAGCTCAGAGATGAACTGATAGCCAAGGGGGATGAAAAGATCAATACCCTGCTTGAAGCACACCCGACGCTGGAACGCCAGAAGCTCAGACAACTGGTTCGTCAGGCGAAAAAAGAGCATCAGGCAGAAAAGCCCGGAAAAGGTTCTAAAGAGCTATTTCAATTACTCAAAGAGCTGATCCTGCCATAA
- the mgtE gene encoding magnesium transporter, translating to MPEAFEQDYTLELLQQVTNALNSGQFVQVRRTLAEIPPCDTALLLESSPHKIRTLLWQLVDPDIQGDVLEELSEDVRLSIIAKMEPELIAAATEDMDDDDLGEVLRSLPDPVYQDVIGAMDSQDRARATQALSYVEHSAGALMNTDTVTIRPDVSLDVVLRYLRLKGELPDGTDDLYVVDKDNCFLGSLPISVLLTSQPDKLVNELMNEERETIPISMDESDVAQLFERHNWISAPVVDDNAHLLGRITIDDIVDVIREDAEHSLMSMAGLDDEEDTFAPVWKSSRRRSIWLGINLLTALMAAFVASFFEGTLDILPILAVLNGIVPSMGGVAGSQTLTLVIRGIALGHVNATNQRFLLGKELAIGALNGLLWSLLIAGVIALWQWDFVLGGVIAFAMFMNLVAAGIAGASIPLILKRMNIDPALAGSVVLTTVTDIVGIFAFLGTATWLLV from the coding sequence ATGCCTGAAGCTTTTGAACAAGACTACACACTGGAGCTATTGCAGCAAGTTACGAATGCCCTTAACAGTGGTCAGTTTGTTCAAGTCAGGCGCACCTTAGCCGAAATTCCGCCCTGCGACACCGCTTTATTGCTGGAGTCTTCCCCACATAAAATCAGAACCCTGCTGTGGCAATTAGTCGACCCGGATATACAGGGTGACGTACTCGAAGAACTATCTGAAGATGTGAGACTCAGCATCATCGCCAAAATGGAGCCTGAGCTGATCGCTGCAGCAACGGAAGACATGGATGATGATGATCTCGGTGAAGTCCTGAGAAGCTTGCCAGACCCCGTCTATCAGGACGTTATCGGTGCCATGGACTCGCAAGACAGAGCCCGTGCAACCCAGGCGCTTTCCTATGTCGAGCATTCCGCGGGCGCATTGATGAACACAGATACAGTGACGATCCGCCCGGATGTGTCACTGGATGTCGTATTACGTTATCTGCGCCTCAAAGGGGAGCTGCCGGACGGGACCGATGACCTGTACGTGGTGGACAAAGACAATTGCTTTTTAGGCTCCCTGCCGATCAGTGTGCTCTTAACCAGTCAGCCAGACAAACTGGTTAACGAGTTGATGAATGAAGAACGTGAAACCATTCCCATCTCAATGGACGAAAGCGATGTCGCTCAGTTGTTTGAGCGTCATAATTGGATCTCGGCACCGGTCGTAGATGACAACGCACATTTGCTGGGGCGTATCACCATCGATGACATCGTTGACGTTATTCGTGAGGATGCCGAACACAGTCTCATGAGCATGGCCGGTCTCGATGATGAAGAAGATACTTTTGCGCCGGTCTGGAAAAGTAGTCGTCGCCGTTCAATCTGGTTGGGGATCAACCTGCTTACAGCGCTGATGGCCGCTTTCGTTGCCAGCTTTTTCGAAGGCACCTTAGATATTTTACCTATCCTTGCTGTACTAAATGGCATAGTTCCCAGCATGGGTGGGGTGGCCGGCAGTCAAACCCTGACTTTGGTGATCCGTGGTATTGCTCTGGGACACGTGAACGCAACTAACCAACGCTTCTTACTGGGTAAAGAACTGGCCATTGGCGCCTTGAATGGGTTGCTCTGGTCGTTATTAATTGCGGGTGTAATTGCCCTGTGGCAATGGGACTTTGTGCTCGGGGGCGTGATTGCCTTTGCGATGTTTATGAACCTGGTTGCTGCGGGTATTGCTGGCGCCAGTATCCCTCTCATACTCAAGAGAATGAATATCGACCCAGCACTGGCGGGCAGTGTTGTACTAACCACAGTCACCGACATCGTAGGCATTTTTGCCTTCCTCGGCACGGCAACGTGGCTGCTTGTCTAA
- a CDS encoding HPr family phosphocarrier protein gives MTQRFEDTFLIQNKLGLHARAASVLAELSAQFDANITLFQGNKEAEGDSVLALLLLESSQGKEVKVVCEGPDAERALHAIGNLIADKFNESE, from the coding sequence ATGACACAACGCTTTGAAGATACCTTTCTGATCCAGAATAAACTGGGTCTCCATGCTCGTGCAGCCAGTGTGCTGGCAGAACTCTCCGCACAGTTCGATGCCAACATTACCCTGTTTCAGGGCAATAAAGAGGCAGAGGGTGACAGTGTACTGGCTTTATTACTGCTAGAAAGCAGCCAGGGTAAAGAGGTCAAAGTCGTCTGCGAAGGGCCAGATGCAGAGCGCGCGTTGCATGCCATTGGCAACCTTATTGCAGATAAGTTTAACGAGTCAGAGTAA
- the pmbA gene encoding metalloprotease PmbA, translating into MSQQHDPIWTQIDEVKQAVSDVLDYAKQLGATSAEASMSRTSGLSVSTRMGEVETIEFNQDGGLGLSVYVGQHKGSASTADLGPEALRSVVEKAVEIAKFTSDDPCNGVADAELMPEVVPDLDLFHPWSLTPEEGVKRCLEAEQAALNYDERIVNSDGASVASHQGLRVYGNSHGFLAGFPRTRHTLSTMVIGEENGVMQRDNAYSITRVHSQLRDAKAVGIEAAESTLAKLNSRKLETMRVPVVFRADIANSLFGHLVSAIGGGALYRKSSFLLDSLGTDVFSSCVSIKEQPHLLQALASSPFDAEGVQTTERDIIKGGVLETYLLPSYAARRLGMRSTGHAGGIHNWLVQATEPDLAALLRTMGRGLLVTELMGQGVNTVTGDYSRGAAGFWVENGEIQYPVSEITIAGNLKDMFKSIQAIGGDIETRGAVQTGSVLIENMQIAGQ; encoded by the coding sequence ATGAGCCAGCAACACGATCCCATTTGGACGCAAATTGATGAAGTAAAACAAGCCGTGTCAGATGTTTTGGACTATGCAAAGCAACTGGGGGCGACGTCTGCTGAGGCATCGATGAGTCGTACCTCAGGTTTGTCAGTCAGCACCCGTATGGGAGAAGTTGAAACGATTGAATTTAATCAGGATGGTGGCCTGGGGCTGAGTGTGTACGTTGGTCAGCACAAAGGTTCTGCATCGACGGCCGATCTTGGTCCGGAAGCGTTACGTTCGGTGGTGGAAAAAGCGGTCGAAATTGCCAAATTTACATCTGATGATCCCTGTAATGGTGTGGCTGATGCTGAATTAATGCCTGAGGTGGTGCCCGATTTAGATCTCTTCCATCCCTGGTCACTGACGCCTGAGGAAGGTGTGAAACGCTGTCTTGAAGCAGAGCAGGCGGCGTTGAATTACGACGAGCGCATTGTTAACTCCGATGGGGCGAGCGTCGCCAGCCATCAGGGCTTGCGCGTTTACGGCAACAGCCATGGTTTTCTGGCCGGGTTTCCGCGTACCCGACACACCTTAAGTACTATGGTGATTGGCGAAGAAAATGGGGTGATGCAACGAGATAATGCTTACTCTATCACACGCGTGCATTCGCAGTTGAGAGATGCCAAAGCGGTGGGCATAGAGGCAGCAGAATCGACGCTGGCTAAATTAAACAGTCGTAAGCTGGAAACCATGCGGGTACCGGTCGTATTCCGTGCTGACATTGCCAATAGCCTGTTTGGGCACCTGGTATCCGCCATTGGTGGCGGTGCTTTGTATCGCAAGTCGAGTTTCTTGCTGGATAGCTTAGGCACTGATGTTTTTTCGTCTTGCGTATCAATCAAAGAACAGCCACATTTGTTGCAGGCACTGGCATCGAGCCCGTTTGACGCTGAAGGCGTGCAGACCACTGAGCGCGATATCATCAAAGGAGGCGTACTTGAGACCTATCTGTTGCCAAGCTACGCAGCCAGACGCCTGGGGATGCGCAGTACGGGCCATGCCGGTGGGATCCACAACTGGCTGGTACAGGCTACCGAGCCGGACCTGGCCGCGTTGCTGCGGACCATGGGGCGTGGTTTATTAGTGACTGAGCTCATGGGGCAGGGGGTTAATACGGTAACCGGTGACTACTCACGCGGCGCCGCTGGTTTCTGGGTAGAAAATGGAGAGATCCAATATCCGGTCAGTGAGATTACCATTGCAGGTAATCTTAAGGATATGTTTAAGTCAATTCAGGCGATTGGGGGAGACATTGAAACCCGCGGTGCTGTTCAAACTGGCTCGGTACTGATAGAGAATATGCAAATTGCAGGTCAGTAA
- the tldD gene encoding metalloprotease TldD yields MSNFGSEHVEQHLLTDSDLTREQLQQTLAYIHQHKVDYADLYFQSSYHETWVLEDGSVKEGSYNIERGVGVRAVSGEKTGFSYSDAINMEALNQAAMAARSIAQQGENKQVQVFSDVKAATQFEASQPLLSMSDTDKVSLLREVEAAIRELAPEAEQVVSSMSAVYEEVLIAASDGTFATDIRPLVRLNCSVLLAKNGRRERGSAGGGARLDYNYFRELVDGKPRWQHYVTKAVHQARVNLEAVDAPAGAMPVVLGAGWPGVLLHEAVGHGLEGDFNRKGASAFSGRVGEQVASSLCTVVDDGTMDNRRGSLNIDDEGTPAGYNVLIEKGVLKGYMQDKLNARLMGVAPTGNARRESYAHLPMPRMTNTYMLPGEHSQSEIIASVKKGIFAPNFGGGQVDITSGKFVFSASEAYLIEDGKVTQPIKGATLIGNGPDVMQKVSMVGNDLELDTGVGVCGKNGQSVPVGVGQPSLKIDELTVGGTA; encoded by the coding sequence ATGAGTAATTTTGGTAGCGAGCACGTCGAACAACATTTACTGACGGACAGTGATTTAACCCGGGAACAATTGCAACAAACATTGGCATACATTCATCAGCACAAGGTGGATTATGCCGATCTGTATTTCCAATCCAGTTATCATGAAACCTGGGTGCTGGAAGATGGCTCCGTTAAAGAGGGCAGTTATAATATCGAACGGGGAGTGGGTGTTCGCGCTGTAAGTGGCGAGAAAACGGGGTTTAGTTACTCAGATGCCATTAACATGGAAGCACTGAACCAGGCAGCTATGGCTGCCAGAAGTATTGCTCAGCAAGGTGAGAATAAGCAGGTTCAGGTGTTCAGTGATGTTAAAGCTGCGACCCAATTTGAGGCAAGCCAGCCACTGCTGAGCATGAGCGACACCGATAAAGTCTCGCTATTGCGAGAAGTTGAAGCGGCGATCCGTGAATTAGCCCCTGAAGCGGAGCAGGTCGTCAGCTCCATGTCTGCGGTATACGAAGAAGTGCTAATCGCAGCCAGTGATGGCACTTTTGCAACGGATATTCGTCCTTTGGTGCGCTTAAATTGCTCGGTATTGCTGGCAAAAAATGGTCGCCGTGAGCGTGGCAGTGCCGGTGGGGGAGCCCGTCTTGATTACAATTACTTCAGAGAGCTAGTCGACGGCAAGCCGCGTTGGCAGCATTATGTCACCAAAGCGGTTCACCAGGCCCGCGTAAATCTGGAAGCGGTTGATGCACCGGCTGGGGCGATGCCTGTTGTACTGGGGGCTGGCTGGCCAGGCGTATTACTCCACGAAGCGGTGGGACATGGTCTTGAAGGGGACTTTAACCGCAAAGGCGCATCTGCATTTAGCGGGCGAGTCGGCGAACAAGTGGCTTCCAGCCTGTGTACTGTGGTGGATGACGGCACCATGGATAACCGTCGTGGTTCACTGAATATTGACGATGAAGGCACCCCGGCAGGCTACAACGTGCTAATCGAAAAAGGGGTGCTAAAAGGCTATATGCAGGACAAGCTCAATGCCCGATTGATGGGCGTTGCACCCACTGGCAATGCCAGACGTGAATCTTATGCACATCTGCCGATGCCAAGAATGACCAATACATATATGCTGCCGGGTGAGCATAGTCAGAGTGAGATCATTGCCTCGGTAAAGAAAGGGATCTTTGCGCCTAACTTTGGCGGCGGTCAGGTTGATATTACGTCGGGTAAATTTGTATTTTCAGCTTCAGAAGCTTACCTGATAGAAGATGGTAAAGTAACGCAGCCTATCAAAGGTGCCACCTTGATCGGTAATGGCCCAGACGTTATGCAGAAAGTGTCTATGGTTGGTAATGACCTGGAGCTGGATACCGGTGTCGGGGTATGTGGTAAAAATGGCCAGAGTGTGCCTGTTGGTGTTGGTCAGCCCAGTCTTAAAATCGATGAACTCACCGTAGGCGGTACCGCCTAA